One genomic window of Vibrio mangrovi includes the following:
- a CDS encoding aminodeoxychorismate/anthranilate synthase component II has translation MANLIFIDNFDSFTYNLVDQFRALGHQVTIYRNNIEATQIMTTISQTENPVVVLSPGPGIPSEAGCMPELLQMIRGKVPVIGICLGHQAIVEAYGGRVAGAGEIVHGKISLMEHQQHAVYRGLPSPMTIARYHSLVATETPDVLTVTAEVNGLVMSVIHEQDKVCGFQFHPESIMTTYGAQLLANTIEWALQ, from the coding sequence ATGGCAAACCTCATTTTTATCGACAATTTCGATTCATTTACTTATAACCTGGTAGACCAGTTCCGCGCACTCGGACATCAGGTGACGATTTACCGGAACAATATCGAAGCGACTCAGATCATGACAACGATTAGTCAGACAGAGAATCCTGTCGTAGTGCTTTCTCCGGGGCCAGGAATCCCTTCAGAAGCCGGTTGCATGCCGGAACTGTTGCAAATGATCCGAGGTAAAGTCCCGGTTATCGGTATCTGTCTGGGTCATCAGGCCATTGTTGAAGCTTACGGCGGTCGGGTCGCCGGCGCCGGTGAAATCGTTCACGGCAAGATATCACTGATGGAACATCAGCAACACGCGGTCTATCGGGGTTTACCTTCGCCCATGACCATTGCAAGATATCACTCGCTGGTGGCTACAGAGACTCCGGATGTACTCACCGTCACCGCAGAGGTAAATGGCTTAGTCATGTCGGTAATTCACGAACAGGATAAAGTCTGTGGATTTCAGTTCCATCCTGAATCTATTATGACCACTTACGGCGCACAACTACTGGCGAATACTATTGAATGGGCACTTCAGTAA
- a CDS encoding anthranilate synthase component 1 produces MNNTIDITQLGTLRLLSETLPYSADPTALFHTLCKHKTDCLLLESAEIDSKENLKSLLLIDAAVRVVCFGHEVTLHALTSNGEHLIQHLAQNIKSDISSTLTKQTLTLSFTAPRTTLDEDSRLRESSSFDALRLIQHSFDLTGLDKHAIFLGGLFAYDLVANFEPLGEAKTTNQCPDYVFYVAESLMIVDHQSESCHVQGSLFNPDETTAEQLSQRLKSIARQCQDAQALPPAVVLDDVSVSPSISDAEYCAVVENLKEYIVQGDIFQVVPSRRFILPCPSPLSAYKKLKESNPSPYMFYMQDEKFTLFGASPESALKYASETNQIEIYPIAGTRPRGKNPDGSINLDLDGRLELDLRNDKKENAEHMMLVDLARNDVARISEAGSRHLADLLKTDRYSHVMHLVSRVVGQLRHDLDALHAYQACMNMGTLTGAPKIRAMQLIRSVEQERRGSYGGAVGYMTGEGDLDTCIVIRSAYIENGIASVQAGAGIVYDSDPQAEADETRGKAQAVISAIQMAHRASDS; encoded by the coding sequence ATGAATAACACCATTGATATCACTCAGCTCGGTACGCTTCGTCTCCTGTCAGAGACCTTACCATACTCAGCGGATCCGACAGCACTGTTTCATACACTGTGCAAGCACAAAACAGACTGTCTGTTACTTGAATCAGCCGAAATCGATTCCAAAGAAAACCTGAAAAGCCTGCTTCTTATTGATGCTGCTGTCCGGGTTGTCTGCTTTGGGCATGAAGTAACACTCCATGCACTAACCTCTAACGGGGAACATCTGATCCAGCATCTGGCGCAGAACATCAAGTCTGATATTTCCAGCACATTGACAAAGCAAACATTAACGCTCAGCTTCACTGCTCCAAGAACAACGCTGGATGAAGACAGTCGCTTGCGGGAGTCTTCTTCATTTGACGCGCTGCGTCTGATTCAACATAGCTTTGATTTAACCGGTCTTGATAAGCATGCAATTTTTCTCGGTGGCTTGTTTGCTTACGATCTGGTCGCAAATTTTGAGCCGCTTGGAGAAGCGAAAACAACAAACCAATGTCCTGACTATGTATTTTATGTTGCCGAATCACTGATGATTGTGGATCACCAGAGTGAAAGCTGTCACGTTCAGGGTTCCTTGTTTAATCCGGATGAAACTACAGCGGAACAGTTATCCCAGCGGCTGAAATCTATTGCCCGGCAGTGTCAGGATGCGCAGGCTCTGCCACCAGCTGTGGTATTAGACGATGTCAGCGTATCACCTTCGATCAGTGATGCCGAATACTGCGCCGTCGTAGAAAACCTCAAAGAATATATTGTGCAGGGTGATATCTTTCAGGTCGTCCCTTCCCGGCGTTTTATTCTGCCGTGCCCGTCACCACTGTCTGCCTATAAAAAGCTCAAGGAAAGTAACCCCAGTCCTTATATGTTTTATATGCAGGATGAGAAATTTACCCTGTTTGGCGCCTCTCCGGAAAGCGCTCTGAAATATGCCAGCGAAACCAACCAGATCGAAATCTACCCGATTGCCGGAACCCGCCCCCGGGGGAAAAACCCGGATGGTTCGATCAATCTTGATCTGGATGGCCGGTTGGAACTGGATCTCCGGAACGATAAAAAAGAGAATGCAGAGCACATGATGCTGGTCGATCTGGCCCGCAATGATGTTGCCAGGATTTCAGAAGCCGGCTCCCGCCATCTTGCTGATCTACTGAAAACCGATCGCTATAGCCATGTCATGCATCTGGTCTCGCGGGTTGTCGGCCAGCTCCGGCACGATCTGGATGCTTTACATGCTTATCAGGCCTGCATGAATATGGGAACACTGACCGGAGCTCCGAAAATCCGGGCAATGCAGTTAATCCGCTCTGTCGAACAGGAGCGCCGGGGAAGCTACGGTGGTGCGGTTGGTTATATGACTGGTGAAGGTGACCTTGATACCTGTATTGTGATTCGTTCCGCTTATATTGAAAATGGTATTGCCAGCGTTCAGGCCGGTGCCGGAATCGTTTATGACTCTGACCCTCAGGCTGAAGCCGATGAAACCAGAGGAAAAGCACAGGCAGTTATTTCTGCCATTCAAATGGCTCATCGTGCATCAGACAGCTAA
- the trpCF gene encoding bifunctional indole-3-glycerol-phosphate synthase TrpC/phosphoribosylanthranilate isomerase TrpF, which yields MTEQLSEHISKKHTDMAEVLAKIVRDKYIWVEQRQQTQPLESFKNLLKPSDRSFYDALSFKNTNSSENTNSSENMNAGKTAFILECKKASPSKGLIREVFDLDYIASVYNQYANAISVLTDEKYFQGNFEFIPQVRKQVKQPVLCKDFMIDSYQVYLARHYGADAILLMLSVLDDETYQALAQVAHQLNMGVLTEVSNEAELERAVALKAKVVGINNRNLRDLSTDLNRTKVLAPKLPEGTTIISESGIYTHRQVRELSAYAQGFLIGSSLMAEQNLELAVRRVILGENKVCGLTRPDDAAKAYRAGAVYGGLIFVEASPRYVDSESARLTMSGAPLRYVGVFQNHPVQQVAEIANELQLSAVQLHGNEDQAYVNQLREILDAHIAIWKAYGVADQLPEPLAQNVDRHLYDAKVGQQSGGTGQTFDWQQLTRVEGVMLAGGLSPENAGEAASLGCDGLDFNSGVESAPGVKDARKLQQVFQKIRNY from the coding sequence ATGACCGAACAGTTATCGGAACATATATCAAAGAAACATACGGACATGGCCGAAGTACTGGCAAAAATCGTCCGGGACAAATATATCTGGGTAGAACAGCGTCAACAGACACAGCCACTGGAAAGCTTTAAGAACTTGCTGAAGCCATCAGACAGAAGTTTTTACGATGCGCTTAGTTTTAAAAATACGAATAGCTCTGAAAATACGAATAGCTCTGAAAATATGAACGCAGGAAAAACGGCGTTTATTCTCGAATGCAAAAAGGCATCGCCGTCCAAAGGACTGATTCGGGAAGTTTTTGATCTGGACTATATCGCGTCAGTATATAACCAGTATGCCAATGCCATTTCCGTATTAACTGACGAGAAATATTTTCAGGGTAATTTTGAGTTTATCCCACAGGTACGTAAGCAGGTCAAACAGCCAGTCTTGTGTAAAGATTTCATGATCGACAGTTATCAGGTCTATCTTGCCAGACATTATGGTGCAGATGCGATTTTACTGATGCTCTCCGTATTGGATGATGAAACTTATCAGGCATTGGCTCAGGTTGCTCACCAACTGAATATGGGTGTATTGACTGAAGTCAGTAATGAGGCTGAACTGGAACGGGCTGTGGCACTCAAAGCGAAAGTTGTCGGGATTAATAACCGTAATCTGAGAGATTTATCGACGGACCTGAACCGCACCAAAGTACTGGCACCGAAGCTACCGGAAGGCACCACGATTATCTCCGAGTCCGGAATTTATACCCACCGTCAGGTCAGAGAGCTTTCCGCTTACGCTCAGGGATTCCTGATCGGTAGTTCTCTGATGGCAGAACAAAATCTGGAGCTGGCAGTCCGCCGTGTGATCCTCGGAGAAAACAAAGTCTGCGGCCTGACCCGACCGGATGATGCTGCAAAAGCTTACCGGGCCGGAGCTGTTTATGGCGGGCTGATTTTTGTTGAAGCTTCTCCCCGCTATGTCGATTCTGAATCCGCCCGTCTGACAATGTCCGGCGCACCACTTCGATATGTTGGCGTGTTCCAGAATCACCCGGTTCAACAGGTTGCCGAAATAGCCAATGAACTTCAGTTAAGTGCTGTCCAGCTTCATGGCAACGAAGATCAGGCATATGTGAATCAGCTCCGGGAGATTCTGGATGCTCATATCGCAATCTGGAAGGCTTACGGTGTTGCCGATCAACTCCCGGAGCCGCTGGCCCAAAATGTCGACCGTCATCTGTACGATGCCAAAGTCGGTCAGCAAAGTGGCGGAACAGGACAGACATTTGACTGGCAGCAACTAACACGTGTTGAAGGTGTCATGCTTGCCGGAGGTTTGTCTCCTGAAAATGCCGGAGAAGCAGCATCACTCGGGTGTGACGGACTGGATTTCAACTCAGGTGTTGAGTCTGCCCCCGGAGTAAAAGACGCCCGGAAGTTACAACAGGTATTTCAAAAAATCAGAAATTACTAG
- the trpD gene encoding anthranilate phosphoribosyltransferase: MQPIIDKLFSQVSLSQEEAHALFNHIIQGEMAPILMAAVLTALKLKGETPEEISGAAQALLDNATPFPRPDYDFADIVGTGGDGANTFNISTTAAFVAAACGVKVAKHGNRGVSSKSGSSDLLDAFGINLAMTPEDTRAALDELGVAFLFAPQYHGGVRHAMPVRQTLKTRTIFNILGPLINPARPNIELMGVYDPDLIRPIAETMLKMGMKRAAVVHGSGLDEVAIHGPTLVAEIRDQQITEYLLTPEDFGLQTYPLSAIQGGTPEENRQLIENLLTGKGTEAQMAAVAVNVALLLRLFGQEDLKANAQQAIDVMKSGQAFQRVRQLAQRS; this comes from the coding sequence ATGCAACCAATCATTGATAAACTGTTCTCACAGGTTTCATTGTCGCAAGAAGAAGCCCATGCACTCTTTAATCACATCATTCAGGGTGAGATGGCACCGATTCTGATGGCTGCGGTGCTGACCGCACTGAAACTGAAAGGTGAGACACCCGAGGAAATCTCCGGCGCAGCGCAGGCGTTACTGGATAACGCAACGCCATTCCCCCGCCCTGACTACGATTTTGCCGACATTGTCGGCACCGGCGGAGACGGAGCAAATACATTCAATATTTCTACAACGGCTGCATTTGTCGCGGCAGCCTGTGGTGTCAAAGTTGCCAAGCATGGCAACCGGGGCGTTTCCAGTAAATCCGGTTCTTCTGACCTGCTGGATGCATTTGGTATCAATCTGGCAATGACTCCGGAAGATACCCGGGCTGCTTTGGATGAACTGGGCGTCGCCTTTCTGTTTGCACCTCAATACCATGGTGGTGTCCGGCACGCGATGCCAGTCCGGCAAACACTGAAAACCCGGACCATCTTCAATATTCTTGGTCCGCTGATTAATCCGGCACGCCCGAATATCGAGCTGATGGGAGTTTATGATCCGGATCTTATCCGGCCGATTGCCGAAACCATGCTCAAGATGGGAATGAAACGCGCAGCCGTTGTTCATGGCTCAGGACTGGATGAAGTCGCCATTCACGGACCAACCCTGGTCGCAGAGATCCGTGACCAGCAAATTACCGAATATCTCTTAACTCCTGAAGACTTCGGCCTGCAAACATATCCGTTATCAGCCATTCAGGGCGGAACTCCTGAAGAAAACCGCCAGCTCATTGAAAATCTGTTAACCGGAAAAGGAACGGAAGCACAAATGGCGGCTGTTGCGGTGAATGTAGCGCTGTTGCTTCGTCTCTTCGGTCAGGAAGATTTAAAAGCCAATGCACAGCAGGCAATTGATGTCATGAAATCAGGACAGGCATTTCAGCGCGTCCGTCAACTTGCACAGCGGAGCTAA
- the trpB gene encoding tryptophan synthase subunit beta, whose protein sequence is MSKLNAYFGEYGGQFVPQILVPALDQLEQAFIDAQQDPEFQAEFMSLLQEYAGRPTALTLTKNLTIGTKTKLYLKREDLLHGGAHKTNQVLGQALLAKRMGKNEIIAETGAGQHGVATAIACALLGLKCRVYMGAKDVERQSPNVFRMRLMGATVIPVHSGSSTLKDACNEAMRDWSASYETSHYLLGTAAGPHPFPTIVREFQKMIGEETKNQILAREGRLPDAVIACVGGGSNAIGMFADFIEEENVRLIGVEPGGKGIETHQHGAPLKHGKTGIYLGMKSPLMQDEHGQIEESYSVSAGLDFPSVGPQHAYLNSIGRAEYVNITDDEALDAFQELARNEGIIPALESSHALAHALKMARSEPEKEQTLVVNLSGRGDKDIFTVHKILEEKGVL, encoded by the coding sequence ATGTCTAAACTTAACGCCTATTTCGGCGAGTACGGTGGTCAGTTCGTACCACAAATACTGGTTCCGGCACTGGATCAGTTGGAGCAGGCTTTCATCGATGCTCAGCAAGACCCTGAATTTCAGGCTGAATTTATGTCACTGTTACAGGAGTATGCGGGTCGTCCCACAGCACTGACTCTGACCAAAAACCTCACCATCGGTACCAAAACCAAACTTTACCTTAAGCGGGAAGATCTCCTGCACGGCGGCGCGCACAAAACCAATCAGGTTCTCGGACAGGCGCTTTTGGCAAAACGCATGGGTAAAAACGAAATCATTGCTGAAACCGGAGCCGGACAACACGGGGTAGCAACCGCGATTGCCTGCGCCCTGCTGGGATTAAAATGCCGGGTTTACATGGGCGCTAAAGATGTTGAACGCCAAAGCCCGAATGTTTTCCGGATGCGTCTGATGGGCGCAACTGTCATTCCCGTTCATTCCGGTTCTTCAACACTGAAAGATGCCTGTAATGAAGCGATGCGTGACTGGTCAGCAAGTTATGAGACATCCCATTACCTGTTAGGAACGGCCGCCGGTCCCCATCCTTTCCCGACCATTGTCCGGGAATTCCAGAAAATGATCGGTGAAGAAACAAAAAATCAGATTCTGGCCCGGGAAGGAAGACTGCCTGATGCAGTCATTGCCTGTGTCGGTGGTGGTTCCAACGCAATTGGGATGTTTGCCGACTTTATTGAAGAAGAGAACGTCCGCTTAATCGGTGTAGAGCCTGGCGGCAAAGGAATTGAAACACATCAACATGGTGCTCCGCTGAAACACGGAAAAACCGGTATCTATCTGGGAATGAAATCACCGCTGATGCAGGATGAGCATGGACAGATTGAAGAATCTTATTCAGTTTCTGCCGGTCTGGACTTCCCGTCAGTCGGCCCACAGCATGCCTATCTGAATTCAATCGGCAGAGCAGAATATGTCAACATCACGGATGACGAAGCCCTGGATGCATTTCAGGAGCTGGCCCGCAATGAAGGTATCATTCCGGCCCTTGAGTCTTCCCATGCATTAGCTCATGCCCTGAAAATGGCCCGTAGTGAACCGGAAAAAGAGCAGACACTGGTTGTCAACCTATCCGGACGTGGTGACAAAGATATCTTCACCGTCCATAAAATCTTAGAAGAAAAAGGAGTGCTGTAA
- the trpA gene encoding tryptophan synthase subunit alpha translates to MNRYQMLFQQLAEKNQGAFVPFVTIGDPNPALSSEIINTLVEAGADALELGIPFSDPLADGPTIQGANMRALDAGTTPDICFELIAQVRQQYPSLPIGLLVYANLVYARGIDNFYHRCQQAGVDSVLIADVPTNESEVFIQSAEKHGIEPIFIAPPTADKETLKTVASLSKGYTYLLSRAGVTGVETKAGMPVDTLLETLKEFQAPPALLGFGISEPAQVKQALTAGAAGAISGSAIVKIIESNQNDSSILLTQLKQFVTAMKAATQQ, encoded by the coding sequence ATGAATCGCTACCAAATGCTCTTCCAACAGCTTGCGGAAAAAAATCAGGGTGCATTCGTCCCTTTCGTAACCATCGGCGATCCAAATCCTGCACTCTCTTCAGAGATCATCAACACGCTGGTTGAAGCCGGAGCAGATGCACTTGAACTGGGAATCCCATTTTCCGATCCGCTGGCAGATGGACCGACGATTCAGGGAGCCAATATGCGGGCTTTGGATGCGGGAACGACCCCGGACATCTGCTTTGAGCTAATTGCCCAGGTACGGCAGCAATATCCGTCGTTACCGATCGGACTGTTGGTGTACGCCAACCTTGTTTATGCCCGGGGAATCGATAACTTTTATCACCGTTGCCAGCAGGCCGGAGTCGATTCAGTTCTGATTGCCGATGTCCCGACCAATGAAAGTGAAGTTTTTATTCAGTCCGCTGAAAAACATGGTATTGAGCCCATTTTCATCGCACCGCCAACCGCAGATAAAGAAACTTTAAAAACTGTCGCATCACTGAGCAAAGGATACACTTATCTTCTTTCCCGTGCCGGAGTGACCGGTGTTGAAACTAAAGCGGGAATGCCGGTCGACACTCTGCTGGAAACATTGAAAGAGTTTCAGGCTCCGCCAGCATTGCTCGGATTCGGAATTTCAGAACCGGCTCAGGTGAAACAAGCTCTGACCGCCGGAGCAGCAGGTGCAATTTCCGGCTCTGCAATTGTTAAAATCATTGAATCCAACCAGAATGATTCATCCATCCTACTGACACAACTGAAACAGTTTGTGACAGCTATGAAAGCAGCGACACAGCAATAA